The Pseudomonas azadiae genome contains a region encoding:
- a CDS encoding hybrid sensor histidine kinase/response regulator — translation MTLSSGLIAAVALAYMAIMFAIAFYGDRRRAPLPPRMRAWVYSLSLAVYCTSWTFFGAVGQAAEQLWAFLPIYLGPVLLLVLAPWVLQKMILISKQENITSIADFIAARYGKSQSLAVVVALICLVGVLPYIALQLKGIVLGVNLLIGAGADTTGTRAQDTALIVSLVLALFTIVFGTRNLDATEHHRGMVLAIAFESLVKLFAFLAVGAFVTYGLYDGFADLFSQAMLAPRLEEYWKETVNWPSMVVQTGVAMMAIICLPRQFHVTVVENIDPQDLRLAKWVFPAYLILAALFVVPIALGGKMMLPSSVLPDSYVISLPMAEAHPALAVLAFIGGASAATGMVIVASIALSTMVSNDMLLPWLLRRSSAERPFEVFRHWMLSVRRVSIVIILLLAYVSYRLLGSTASLATIGQIAFAAVTQLAPAMLGALYWKQANRRGVFAGLAAGTFLWFYTLVLPVTARSLGWSLSLFPGLTWLHSHPFGLSVTSLTLGTVFSLAGNFTLFVWVSMFSRTRVSEHWQAGRFIGQEISQRANARSMLSVQISDLLSLAARFVGEERAQQSFIRFAYRQGKGFNPNQNADNDWIAHTERLLAGVLGASSTRAVVKAAIEGREMQLEDVVRIADEASEVLQFNRALLQGAIENITQGISVVDQSLKLVAWNRRYLELFNYPEGLISVGRPIADIIRYNAERGLCGPGEAEVHVARRLHWMRQGRAHTSERLFPNGRVIELIGNPMPGGGFVMSFTDITAFREAEKALTEANEGLEQRVTERTHELSQLNVALTDAKGVAESASQSKTRFLAAVSHDLMQPLNAARLFSAALSHQNDGLSSEARQLVQHLDSSLRSAEDLISDLLDISRLENGKINPQRQPFMLNELFDTLGAEFKALAQEQGLRFRLRGSRLRIDSDIKLLRRILQNFLTNAFRYADGPVLLGVRRRKGELCLEVWDRGPGIPLDKQKVIFEEFKRLDSHQTRAEKGLGLGLAIADGLCRVLGHRLSVRSWPGKGSVFSVRVPLARNQASPALKAPQETGLPLSGAQVLCVDNEESILIGMRSLLTRWGCEVWTATDQAQCAALLAEGMRPQLALVDYHLDHGETGTELMGWLRAQLAEPIPGVVISADGRPETVAKVHAAGLDYLAKPVKPAALRALLSRHLPL, via the coding sequence ATGACGCTGTCCAGCGGGCTGATTGCCGCCGTTGCCCTGGCCTATATGGCCATTATGTTTGCCATCGCCTTCTACGGTGACCGCCGCCGCGCGCCATTGCCGCCGCGCATGCGTGCCTGGGTGTACAGCCTGTCGCTGGCCGTCTACTGCACCAGTTGGACGTTTTTCGGCGCCGTAGGCCAGGCCGCCGAACAGTTGTGGGCTTTTTTACCGATCTACCTGGGACCGGTGCTGCTGCTGGTGTTGGCACCCTGGGTGCTGCAGAAGATGATCCTGATCAGCAAGCAGGAAAACATCACCTCCATCGCCGACTTCATCGCCGCGCGCTATGGTAAATCCCAGTCCCTGGCGGTGGTGGTCGCGCTGATCTGCCTGGTGGGCGTACTGCCTTATATTGCCCTGCAACTCAAAGGCATCGTGTTGGGGGTCAACCTGCTGATCGGCGCCGGCGCCGACACCACGGGCACCCGCGCACAGGACACGGCCTTGATCGTGTCGCTGGTGCTGGCGCTGTTCACCATCGTCTTTGGCACGCGCAACCTCGACGCCACGGAGCACCATCGTGGCATGGTGCTGGCGATTGCGTTTGAGTCGCTGGTCAAGCTGTTCGCCTTTCTTGCCGTTGGCGCGTTTGTGACCTATGGCTTATATGACGGTTTCGCTGACCTGTTCAGCCAGGCCATGTTGGCGCCCCGCCTGGAGGAATACTGGAAAGAGACCGTCAACTGGCCATCGATGGTGGTGCAGACCGGCGTGGCCATGATGGCGATCATCTGCCTGCCTCGCCAGTTCCATGTCACGGTCGTGGAGAACATCGACCCCCAGGATCTGCGCCTGGCTAAATGGGTGTTCCCCGCATATCTGATTCTTGCCGCACTGTTTGTGGTACCGATCGCCTTGGGCGGCAAGATGATGTTGCCCAGCTCGGTACTGCCGGATTCCTACGTGATCAGCCTGCCAATGGCTGAAGCTCATCCGGCCCTGGCGGTGCTAGCGTTCATCGGCGGCGCTTCGGCGGCCACCGGCATGGTGATCGTGGCGAGCATCGCCTTGTCGACCATGGTTTCCAACGACATGTTGTTGCCCTGGCTGCTGCGCCGCTCCAGCGCCGAGCGCCCGTTCGAAGTGTTCCGCCACTGGATGCTGTCGGTGCGGCGGGTCAGTATCGTGATCATTCTGTTGCTGGCTTACGTGAGCTATCGCTTGCTGGGTTCCACCGCCAGCCTGGCAACGATCGGCCAGATCGCCTTCGCCGCCGTGACTCAACTGGCGCCGGCGATGCTCGGTGCGTTGTATTGGAAACAGGCGAACCGACGCGGCGTGTTCGCCGGGCTGGCGGCGGGCACTTTTCTGTGGTTCTACACCCTCGTCCTACCGGTCACGGCGAGGAGCCTGGGTTGGTCCCTCAGCCTTTTCCCAGGCCTGACGTGGCTGCATTCCCACCCGTTCGGTTTGTCAGTCACCTCCCTGACCCTAGGCACCGTGTTCTCCCTGGCCGGTAACTTCACGCTGTTTGTCTGGGTGTCGATGTTCTCCCGCACGCGGGTGTCCGAGCACTGGCAAGCCGGGCGTTTTATCGGCCAGGAAATCAGCCAGCGCGCCAATGCCCGCTCGATGCTGTCGGTGCAGATCAGCGACCTGCTCAGCCTGGCCGCACGTTTTGTCGGCGAAGAACGCGCCCAGCAGAGCTTTATCCGCTTCGCCTATCGCCAGGGCAAAGGCTTCAACCCCAACCAGAATGCCGACAACGATTGGATCGCCCACACCGAACGCTTGCTGGCCGGTGTACTTGGCGCGTCGTCGACACGAGCCGTGGTGAAAGCCGCCATTGAAGGGCGGGAAATGCAGCTGGAGGACGTAGTTCGCATCGCCGACGAAGCGTCGGAGGTGCTCCAGTTCAACCGCGCGTTATTGCAAGGCGCCATCGAGAACATCACCCAAGGCATCAGCGTGGTCGACCAGTCCCTCAAGCTGGTGGCCTGGAACCGACGCTACCTGGAGCTATTCAACTACCCGGAGGGGCTGATCAGCGTAGGCCGACCGATTGCCGACATTATCCGCTACAACGCTGAACGCGGACTGTGCGGGCCCGGCGAGGCCGAGGTGCACGTGGCGCGACGGCTGCATTGGATGCGCCAGGGTCGCGCGCATACCTCCGAGCGTTTGTTCCCCAATGGACGGGTGATCGAGCTGATCGGCAACCCGATGCCCGGCGGCGGTTTCGTCATGAGCTTCACTGACATTACCGCGTTCCGCGAAGCCGAGAAGGCGCTTACCGAGGCCAATGAAGGCCTGGAGCAACGGGTCACCGAGCGCACCCATGAACTGTCGCAACTCAACGTGGCACTCACCGACGCCAAGGGCGTGGCCGAGTCCGCCAGTCAGTCGAAAACCCGCTTCCTGGCGGCGGTCAGCCATGACTTGATGCAGCCGCTGAATGCCGCGCGTCTGTTCTCCGCCGCCCTCTCCCACCAGAACGATGGCCTGTCCAGCGAAGCCCGGCAACTGGTGCAACACTTGGACAGTTCGCTGCGCTCCGCCGAAGACTTGATCAGCGATTTGCTGGATATTTCGCGCCTGGAAAACGGCAAGATCAATCCACAGCGTCAGCCGTTTATGCTTAACGAACTGTTCGACACCTTGGGCGCGGAGTTCAAGGCGCTCGCCCAGGAACAAGGCCTGCGCTTCCGGTTGCGCGGCAGTCGGTTGCGTATCGACAGCGACATCAAGTTGCTACGGCGAATCCTGCAGAATTTTCTCACTAACGCCTTCCGTTATGCCGACGGCCCGGTGCTGCTTGGCGTACGCCGACGCAAGGGCGAACTGTGCCTGGAAGTCTGGGACCGCGGCCCGGGTATCCCGCTGGACAAACAGAAGGTGATCTTCGAAGAGTTCAAGCGCCTGGACAGCCACCAGACCCGCGCGGAGAAAGGCCTGGGACTTGGCCTGGCGATCGCCGATGGCCTGTGCCGCGTGCTGGGCCACCGGCTGAGCGTGCGCTCATGGCCGGGCAAGGGCAGCGTATTCAGCGTGCGCGTGCCGCTGGCGCGTAACCAGGCCAGCCCGGCGCTCAAGGCACCCCAGGAAACCGGTTTGCCATTGAGCGGCGCACAGGTGCTGTGCGTGGATAACGAAGAGAGCATCCTGATCGGCATGCGCAGCCTGTTGACGCGCTGGGGCTGTGAAGTATGGACCGCCACCGATCAGGCGCAATGCGCGGCGCTGCTGGCCGAAGGCATGCGCCCGCAACTGGCGCTGGTGGACTACCACCTGGACCATGGAGAAACCGGTACGGAGCTGATGGGGTGGCTGCGCGCGCAATTGGCCGAGCCGATTCCCGGCGTGGTCATCAGCGCCGATGGCCGCCCGGAGACGGTCGCCAAGGTGCATGCGGCGGGGTTGGATTACCTGGCCAAGCCGGTGAAGCCGGCGGCGTTGCGGGCCTTGTTAAGTCGGCATTTGCCGTTGTAA
- the recQ gene encoding DNA helicase RecQ, which produces MLEQAQRVLKDIFGYDSFRGRQGAIIERVASGGDALVLMPTGGGKSLCFQVPALLRSGLAVVVSPLIALMDDQVATLEELGVAAAALNSTLSAEQQRDLAARIKRGEVKMLYLAPERLVQPRMLAFLQSLEIALFAIDEAHCVSQWGHDFRREYLQLGQLAELFPDVPRIALTATADKRTREEIVERLHLQNAERFLSSFDRPNIFYRIVPKEQPRKQLLAFLSERRSDAGIVYCLSRKKVDEVAAFLCEQGYPALPYHAGLPNETRSAHQKRFLNEEGLIMVATIAFGMGIDKSNVRFVAHMDLPKSLEAYYQETGRAGRDGLPADAWMVYGLQDVVMLKQMLQNSEGDERHKRLEQHKLDAMLSLCEETRCRRQTLLAYFDEDMPEPCGHCDNCIDGVQTWDATEPARQGLSAIYRTGQRYGVGHLVDVLLGKDNEKVRSFGHEKLSVYGVGKARAEGEWRSLFRQMVARGLVDIDIEGYGGLRLNDSCRPLLKGEVTLELRRDLKPQTTAKSSTSQASQLVRGEEREQWEALRTLRRKLAQEHSVPPYVIFPDSTLLEMLREQPTSMAEMARVSGVGARKLERYGQAFLEVLGGQAEAPKEVADIRHELISLARAGMTPIQIAGQLQCSEKNVYTLLAESIGKQQLSLEQALDLPEDLLGEIQDAFLDGEGELPPVAEIAPLFTGRVPEGVLYCVRAALQSEFEI; this is translated from the coding sequence ATGCTCGAGCAGGCACAACGCGTCCTCAAGGACATCTTCGGCTACGACAGTTTTCGTGGCCGTCAGGGTGCGATTATTGAGCGCGTGGCCAGTGGCGGTGACGCGCTGGTCCTGATGCCTACCGGCGGCGGCAAATCGTTGTGCTTCCAGGTGCCGGCGTTGTTGCGCAGTGGCCTGGCCGTGGTGGTGTCGCCGCTCATCGCGTTGATGGACGATCAGGTGGCCACCCTGGAAGAACTGGGTGTGGCCGCCGCCGCCTTGAACTCCACCCTCAGCGCCGAGCAGCAGCGCGACCTGGCGGCGCGGATCAAGCGCGGTGAAGTGAAGATGCTTTACCTCGCCCCGGAGCGCTTGGTGCAGCCGCGCATGCTGGCGTTCCTGCAAAGCCTGGAAATCGCGCTGTTCGCCATCGACGAAGCCCACTGCGTGTCGCAATGGGGGCATGATTTCCGTCGCGAATACCTGCAGCTGGGCCAATTGGCGGAGCTGTTTCCCGATGTGCCGCGCATCGCCCTGACCGCCACCGCCGACAAGCGTACCCGCGAAGAGATCGTCGAGCGCCTGCATCTGCAAAACGCCGAGCGCTTCCTGTCGAGCTTTGACCGGCCGAATATTTTCTACCGGATCGTGCCCAAGGAGCAGCCGCGCAAGCAGTTGCTCGCATTCCTCTCCGAACGGCGCAGCGATGCGGGCATCGTCTATTGCCTGTCGCGCAAGAAAGTCGATGAAGTCGCGGCGTTCCTCTGCGAACAAGGCTACCCGGCGCTGCCCTATCACGCCGGATTGCCCAACGAGACGCGCTCGGCTCACCAGAAGCGCTTTCTCAACGAAGAAGGCCTGATCATGGTGGCCACCATCGCGTTCGGCATGGGCATCGACAAATCCAACGTACGCTTCGTGGCCCACATGGATCTGCCCAAGTCCCTCGAGGCCTATTACCAGGAAACCGGCCGCGCCGGCCGTGACGGTCTGCCGGCGGATGCGTGGATGGTCTACGGCCTGCAAGACGTGGTGATGCTCAAGCAGATGCTGCAGAACTCCGAGGGCGACGAGCGGCACAAGCGCCTGGAGCAGCACAAGCTCGACGCGATGCTGTCGCTGTGCGAGGAGACCCGGTGCCGTCGCCAGACGCTGCTGGCGTACTTCGACGAAGACATGCCCGAGCCTTGCGGCCATTGCGACAACTGCATTGACGGTGTGCAGACCTGGGACGCCACCGAACCGGCGCGTCAGGGCTTGTCGGCCATTTACCGCACCGGCCAGCGCTATGGCGTGGGTCATCTGGTGGACGTGCTGCTGGGCAAGGACAACGAAAAGGTGCGCAGCTTCGGCCACGAGAAACTTTCGGTCTACGGTGTCGGTAAAGCCCGTGCAGAGGGTGAGTGGCGCTCGTTGTTCCGGCAGATGGTGGCGCGCGGCCTGGTGGATATCGACATCGAAGGGTATGGCGGCCTGCGTCTGAATGACAGTTGCCGGCCGTTGCTCAAGGGCGAGGTCACCCTGGAGCTGCGCCGCGACCTCAAGCCGCAGACCACCGCCAAGAGCAGCACCAGTCAGGCCAGCCAGCTTGTCCGGGGGGAGGAGCGAGAACAGTGGGAAGCCTTGCGCACCCTGCGGCGCAAACTGGCGCAGGAACACAGTGTGCCGCCTTACGTTATTTTCCCGGACTCCACCTTGCTGGAAATGTTGCGTGAGCAACCGACCAGCATGGCCGAGATGGCGCGGGTCAGCGGGGTGGGCGCGCGCAAGCTGGAGCGTTACGGTCAGGCCTTCCTCGAAGTGCTCGGCGGCCAGGCCGAAGCGCCGAAGGAAGTCGCCGATATACGCCACGAACTGATCAGCCTGGCACGCGCCGGCATGACGCCGATCCAGATTGCCGGCCAGCTGCAATGTTCGGAGAAGAACGTCTACACCCTGCTCGCCGAATCCATTGGCAAGCAGCAGCTATCGTTGGAGCAGGCCCTTGATTTGCCAGAGGATCTGCTCGGCGAAATCCAGGACGCCTTCCTTGACGGAGAGGGCGAATTGCCACCGGTGGCGGAGATTGCACCGCTGTTTACCGGGCGTGTTCCCGAGGGTGTCTTGTACTGCGTTCGGGCGGCGTTGCAGTCGGAATTCGAAATTTAG
- a CDS encoding UPF0149 family protein, protein MSFAEQLTRLQAFLDADELHDEALDYVAAHGYLTALSICSEVVPDREWIDALFAEEPHYTDDAHREEIESTLLALKAHIGRQLASDEEFELPCELDLGEDPDDSDLRGWCIGFMEGVFLREAAWFESAEEEVSEMLLPIMVGSGLFEEEAEFSDIAADANLMDDMIVQIPEALTALYLLCNAPDEKPAILKPRHH, encoded by the coding sequence ATGTCCTTCGCTGAGCAACTAACCCGCCTGCAAGCCTTCCTCGACGCCGATGAGCTGCATGACGAGGCGCTGGACTACGTGGCCGCCCACGGCTACCTGACCGCCCTGTCGATCTGCTCCGAGGTCGTACCCGACCGCGAATGGATCGACGCGCTGTTCGCCGAGGAGCCTCACTACACCGACGACGCGCACCGTGAAGAAATCGAATCGACCCTGCTGGCCCTCAAGGCCCACATCGGTCGCCAACTGGCATCCGATGAGGAATTCGAGCTGCCGTGCGAGCTGGACCTGGGCGAAGACCCGGACGATTCCGACCTGCGCGGCTGGTGCATCGGCTTCATGGAGGGCGTGTTCCTGCGCGAAGCCGCCTGGTTCGAATCCGCCGAAGAAGAAGTCAGCGAGATGCTGCTGCCGATCATGGTCGGTTCGGGCCTGTTCGAAGAAGAAGCGGAGTTCTCCGACATCGCCGCCGACGCCAATTTGATGGATGACATGATCGTACAGATCCCGGAAGCCCTCACCGCCCTGTACCTGCTGTGCAACGCCCCTGACGAAAAACCGGCGATCCTCAAGCCACGTCACCACTGA
- a CDS encoding DMT family transporter produces MTPRSALGALHIGALMFGLTGVFGKLAAASPAIIVFGRAVFAVLALAIFARFASSTAWRTLELRDWRRLLVSGVLLAAHWVTFFIAVKVAGVAVATLGFTAFPAFTVILEGLIFRERIRANEVLLVVLVSIGLVLVTPDFNLASEATAGLLWGIASGLLFSLLSLNNRASSGRIPAVQAALCQNVVVAACLLPVAAPGLAEVRAIDWLWIGLLGVFCTGLAHSLFVASLAVIKARTASVVFAMEPVYGITAAWLLFAETPTLRMLLGGALIIVAIVLSGLMGSASQAKQPAATA; encoded by the coding sequence ATGACCCCCCGCTCAGCCCTCGGCGCCCTGCACATCGGCGCATTGATGTTCGGCCTTACCGGCGTGTTCGGCAAGCTGGCGGCCGCCTCACCGGCCATCATTGTCTTTGGTCGCGCCGTGTTTGCCGTGCTGGCCCTGGCGATATTCGCACGGTTCGCCAGCAGCACCGCGTGGAGAACACTCGAACTGCGTGACTGGCGCCGGCTGCTGGTCAGTGGCGTGTTGCTGGCGGCGCATTGGGTGACGTTCTTCATTGCCGTCAAAGTGGCCGGCGTGGCCGTTGCAACCCTGGGCTTCACGGCTTTCCCGGCCTTTACCGTGATCCTTGAAGGGTTGATTTTCCGCGAGCGCATCCGCGCCAATGAGGTGCTGCTGGTGGTGCTGGTCAGCATCGGTCTGGTGCTGGTCACACCGGACTTCAACCTCGCCAGCGAAGCCACCGCCGGGTTGCTCTGGGGAATCGCCTCGGGGCTGCTGTTTTCCCTGTTGTCGCTGAACAATCGCGCCAGTTCCGGGCGTATTCCGGCGGTGCAGGCGGCGCTGTGCCAGAACGTGGTGGTCGCGGCATGCCTGTTGCCGGTGGCAGCGCCTGGGTTGGCGGAGGTGCGCGCGATCGACTGGCTGTGGATCGGCTTGCTCGGCGTGTTCTGCACCGGCCTGGCCCACAGCCTGTTCGTGGCCAGCCTTGCGGTGATCAAGGCGCGCACCGCTTCGGTGGTGTTTGCCATGGAGCCGGTCTACGGGATCACCGCGGCCTGGCTGCTGTTTGCCGAGACCCCGACGTTGCGCATGCTGCTGGGCGGCGCGCTGATCATCGTCGCGATTGTGCTGTCGGGGTTGATGGGCAGCGCCAGCCAGGCCAAACAGCCAGCTGCGACAGCCTGA
- a CDS encoding YbaN family protein: MGNRSPLLRYALLAIGWLSVALGVIGIFLPVLPTTPFLLLAAACFARSSPRFYHWLVEHPRLGPWIRDYLDGNGIPLKGKVYAIGLMWLSIGFSGYLVPLPWARVFMLTSAVLVTVYILRQKTLPPR, from the coding sequence ATGGGCAATCGTTCACCGCTCCTGCGTTACGCGCTGCTGGCCATTGGCTGGCTCAGCGTAGCGCTGGGTGTGATCGGCATTTTCCTGCCGGTGTTGCCGACCACGCCCTTCCTGCTGCTCGCCGCTGCCTGCTTCGCCCGCAGTTCCCCGCGTTTCTACCACTGGTTGGTGGAACACCCGCGCCTGGGGCCGTGGATCCGCGATTACCTTGACGGCAACGGCATCCCGCTCAAGGGCAAGGTCTACGCAATCGGCCTGATGTGGCTGAGCATCGGCTTTTCCGGTTACCTGGTGCCGCTGCCTTGGGCACGGGTGTTCATGCTGACCAGTGCGGTGCTGGTGACTGTTTACATCCTGCGCCAGAAAACCCTGCCACCGCGCTAA
- a CDS encoding patatin-like phospholipase family protein: MRRLWSCLLLCLFPLFADAIEPPRPKIGLVLSGGAARGLAHIGVLKALEEQGIQIDAIAGTSMGAVIGGLYASGYKIDELEKLALSIDWQQALSDAPPREDVPFRRKQDDRDFLVKQKLSFRDDGSLGLPLGVIQGQNLALLLESMFAHSSNTRNFDKLPIPFRAVATDITTGEKVVFRKGHLPQVIRASMSIPAVFAPVELDGRLLVDGGMTDNIPLDVAREMGVDIAIVVDIGTPLRSRKQLATVVDVLNQSITLMTRRNSEEQLKDLHPRDVLIQPPLAAYGVTDFGRAKDMIDAGYRATRALDARIAHLRPAGQVDPQLIAARTPGERTPVITAIDVENDSKVSDDVIRYYIRQPLGEPLNLGRLQSDMGTLYGLDYFEQVQYRVVKKGQQNTLMISARGKRSGTDYLRLGLNLSDDMRGDSAFNLGASYRINGINRLGAEWLTRVQIGDRQELYSEFYQPMDTGSRYFVAPYIKAQAQNVELILDNDPISEYRLERYGFGLNVGRQIGNSGEIRFGVGEAWGKADVRIGDRDLPSVSFSEGFYELKYSFDSLDNVYFPHTGEDIGLAYREFEPGLGSDQRYRQWEFKLDKAMSHGPDTLVLGGRYGRTLDDSENVVSSSFLLGGARQLSGFRQDAISGQNISLMRAVYYRRLTPRSYLPLDFPLYLGASLERGRAWNNDNEFDSGYINAASIFLGFDTPLGPLNFSYGFNDDNQKAVYLNLGQTF; this comes from the coding sequence ATGCGCCGCCTGTGGTCCTGCCTGCTTTTGTGCCTCTTCCCCCTTTTTGCCGACGCCATTGAACCGCCACGCCCGAAAATCGGCCTGGTGCTGTCGGGCGGTGCCGCCCGTGGGCTGGCGCATATTGGCGTGCTCAAGGCACTGGAAGAGCAAGGTATCCAGATCGATGCGATTGCCGGCACCAGCATGGGCGCGGTGATCGGCGGGTTGTACGCTTCAGGCTACAAGATCGACGAGCTGGAAAAGCTGGCGCTGAGCATCGACTGGCAACAGGCGCTGTCCGACGCACCGCCGCGGGAAGACGTGCCGTTCCGGCGCAAGCAGGATGATCGGGATTTCCTGGTCAAGCAGAAACTCAGCTTTCGCGACGACGGCAGCCTGGGCCTGCCACTGGGTGTGATCCAGGGCCAGAACCTGGCGTTGCTGCTCGAAAGCATGTTCGCCCACAGCAGCAACACCCGGAACTTCGACAAGTTGCCCATCCCCTTCAGGGCCGTGGCCACCGATATCACCACGGGTGAAAAGGTGGTGTTCCGCAAGGGCCACCTGCCCCAGGTGATCCGCGCCAGCATGTCGATCCCGGCCGTGTTCGCGCCAGTTGAACTGGACGGCCGGCTGCTGGTGGACGGTGGCATGACCGACAACATCCCGCTGGATGTGGCGCGGGAAATGGGCGTGGACATCGCCATCGTCGTCGACATCGGCACCCCGCTGCGCTCGCGCAAGCAACTGGCCACGGTGGTCGATGTGCTTAACCAGTCCATCACCCTGATGACCCGGCGCAACTCGGAAGAACAACTCAAGGACCTGCACCCCAGGGACGTGCTGATCCAGCCGCCGCTGGCCGCGTATGGCGTGACCGACTTCGGCCGCGCCAAGGACATGATCGACGCCGGCTACCGCGCCACCCGCGCACTCGATGCGCGCATCGCCCACCTGCGCCCCGCCGGTCAGGTCGACCCGCAACTGATCGCCGCACGCACCCCGGGCGAACGCACGCCGGTCATCACCGCCATCGATGTGGAGAACGACTCGAAAGTCAGCGACGATGTGATCCGTTACTACATCCGCCAACCTCTGGGCGAGCCGCTGAACCTGGGCCGCCTGCAGTCGGACATGGGCACGCTGTACGGCCTGGATTACTTCGAGCAGGTGCAATACCGCGTGGTCAAAAAAGGCCAGCAAAACACCTTGATGATCAGCGCGCGCGGCAAACGCAGCGGCACCGATTACCTGCGCCTGGGCCTGAACCTGTCGGATGACATGCGCGGCGACAGCGCCTTCAACCTGGGCGCGAGCTACCGCATCAATGGCATCAACCGCCTCGGTGCCGAATGGCTGACGCGGGTGCAGATCGGTGACCGCCAAGAGCTGTACAGCGAGTTCTACCAGCCGATGGACACCGGTTCGCGTTACTTTGTCGCGCCTTACATCAAGGCCCAGGCGCAGAACGTGGAGCTTATCCTGGACAACGATCCGATCTCCGAATACCGCCTTGAACGCTACGGTTTCGGCCTGAACGTCGGCAGGCAGATTGGCAACAGCGGCGAGATCCGCTTCGGCGTCGGCGAGGCCTGGGGCAAGGCGGATGTGCGCATCGGCGACCGGGATTTGCCCAGCGTGAGTTTCAGTGAGGGCTTCTATGAGCTGAAGTATTCCTTCGATTCCCTGGACAACGTGTACTTCCCCCATACCGGTGAAGACATCGGCCTGGCCTACCGTGAATTCGAACCGGGCCTGGGCTCGGACCAACGCTACCGCCAATGGGAGTTCAAGCTGGACAAGGCCATGAGCCACGGCCCGGACACCTTGGTGCTGGGCGGACGCTATGGGCGCACCTTGGACGACTCGGAAAATGTGGTCAGTTCCAGCTTCCTGCTGGGGGGTGCCCGGCAGTTGTCGGGCTTCCGTCAGGATGCGATATCGGGCCAGAACATCAGCCTGATGCGGGCGGTGTACTACCGCAGGCTCACGCCACGGTCGTATTTGCCGCTGGATTTCCCGCTGTACCTGGGTGCATCACTGGAACGTGGCCGGGCGTGGAACAACGACAATGAATTCGACAGCGGCTACATCAACGCAGCGAGTATTTTCCTGGGCTTTGATACGCCGTTGGGGCCGCTGAACTTCAGCTATGGGTTCAATGATGATAATCAGAAGGCGGTGTACCTGAACCTGGGGCAGACGTTCTAA
- a CDS encoding SelT/SelW/SelH family protein encodes MSVSKPEIVITYCTQCQWLLRAAWLAQELLSTFADDLGKVSLAPATGGAFRITCDGVQIWERKADGGFPEAKVLKQRVRDQIDPERDLGHNDRTQ; translated from the coding sequence ATGTCCGTGAGCAAACCCGAGATCGTCATCACCTATTGCACGCAATGTCAGTGGCTGCTGCGCGCGGCGTGGCTGGCGCAGGAGTTGTTGAGCACATTCGCCGATGATCTTGGCAAAGTGTCGCTGGCGCCAGCCACCGGTGGCGCGTTTCGCATCACCTGCGATGGCGTGCAGATCTGGGAACGCAAGGCCGACGGCGGCTTCCCCGAAGCCAAAGTGCTCAAGCAGCGCGTGCGCGACCAGATCGACCCTGAGCGCGACCTGGGGCACAACGACCGTACGCAATAG
- a CDS encoding MarR family transcriptional regulator, whose amino-acid sequence MPLTDQHRFGMQLAQMSRGWRAELDRRLAGLGLSQARWLVLLHLARFEEAPTQRELAQSVGVEGPTLARLLDSLEGQGLVQRQAVVEDRRAKRILLCDTARPLIEQIETIATELRHELFEGVNEADLSVCMRVHGRILANLEKS is encoded by the coding sequence ATGCCGTTAACCGATCAACACCGATTTGGCATGCAGTTGGCGCAGATGTCCCGTGGTTGGCGCGCCGAGTTGGACCGCCGTTTGGCGGGGCTGGGCCTGTCCCAGGCACGCTGGCTGGTGCTGCTGCACCTTGCCCGTTTCGAAGAAGCGCCCACTCAGCGTGAGCTGGCGCAAAGCGTTGGCGTCGAAGGCCCGACACTGGCCCGTTTGCTGGACAGCCTCGAGGGCCAAGGCCTGGTGCAACGCCAGGCAGTGGTTGAGGATCGTCGTGCCAAGCGCATTCTGTTGTGTGACACCGCCCGGCCGTTAATCGAACAGATCGAAACCATCGCCACCGAGCTGCGGCATGAGTTGTTTGAGGGCGTGAACGAAGCCGATTTGAGCGTGTGCATGCGTGTGCACGGGCGCATCCTGGCGAATCTGGAAAAATCCTGA